In one Cupriavidus taiwanensis genomic region, the following are encoded:
- a CDS encoding DUF1854 domain-containing protein, with the protein MPNDIAAAAPTPVFTLDRNPFGRLVLIAADGTVHEGVVPVRAFPISAPQGGIGMMSADGHEVVWIPRLEDLPIAERDMIEAELASREFMPEIERIVSVSTYATPSVWTVKTDRGQTDLVLRGEEAIRRLAGSTLLISDTHGIHYLIRDLMALDKHSRKILDRFL; encoded by the coding sequence ATGCCCAATGACATCGCCGCCGCCGCGCCGACCCCCGTGTTCACGCTGGACCGCAATCCCTTCGGCCGCCTGGTGCTGATCGCCGCGGACGGCACCGTCCATGAAGGCGTGGTGCCGGTGCGCGCCTTCCCGATCTCGGCGCCGCAGGGGGGCATCGGCATGATGAGCGCAGACGGGCATGAGGTGGTATGGATTCCGCGGCTGGAAGACCTGCCGATCGCCGAGCGCGACATGATCGAGGCGGAGCTCGCTTCGCGGGAATTCATGCCGGAGATCGAGCGCATCGTCAGTGTCTCGACCTATGCCACGCCCAGCGTGTGGACGGTGAAGACCGACCGTGGCCAGACCGACCTGGTGCTGCGCGGCGAAGAAGCGATCCGGCGCCTGGCCGGCAGCACGCTGCTGATATCGGACACGCACGGCATCCACTACCTGATCCGCGACCTGATGGCGCTGGACAAGCACAGCCGCAAGATCCTGGACCGCTTCCTTTGA
- the cphA gene encoding cyanophycin synthetase: protein MEVSRIRALRGPNLWCRHTAIEAIVACQDTANMLSALPGFEDRLRARFPEIGPLRPDEESVELSLAHVLEVTALRLQAAAGCPVTFSRTAQTVEPGIYQVIVQYSEEEVGRLAFELAEALCNAARHDTPFDLADALHRLRELDEDVRLGPSTGSIVYAAVARGIPYRRLTQGSMVQFGWGSKQRRIQAAETDRTSAVAESIAQDKDLTKTLLHAAGVPVPLGRSVRSADEAWAAAQEIDAPVVVKPRDGNQGKGVAVRIRTREEVMTAYEVASDISSDVIVERYIPGHDFRLLVVGKQLVAAARRDPPQVIGDGVHTVRQLVEEVNRDPRRGEGHATSLTKIRFDDIALATLAKQNLTADSVPAAGTRVVLRNNANLSTGGSATDVTDDVHPDIAARAVAAAQMVGLDIAGVDAVCETMLKPFEEQAGGIVEVNAAPGLRMHLQPSYGKGRAVGEAIVSTMFADGDDGRIPVVAVSGTNGKTTTVRLITHVMAGSGLRMGMTGTDGVYIQGERIDTGDCSGPRSARNVLLHPDVDAAVFETARGGLLREGLAFDRCDVAVVTNVGEGDHLGLSYINSVEDLAVLKSVIVQNVAPHGMAVLNAADPMVVRMADACPGSVTFFAHDPDQPAMATHRAQGKRVVFVDGADIVAAEGDAEVRIALAEIPLTRNGTIGFQVENAMSSIAAAWALGIDWPVIRRGLATFVNDAQTAPGRFNVFDYRGATLIADYGHNPDAILALCNAIESIPARRRVVVISGAGDRRDDDIRRQTQILGGAFDEVVMYQDQCQRGRADGEVLALLREGLQGAQRASQVEEIRGEFLAIDTALSHLQAGDLCLILVDQVEEALGHIAGRIAQG, encoded by the coding sequence ATGGAAGTCTCCCGTATCCGGGCCCTGCGGGGCCCGAACCTGTGGTGCCGCCACACCGCCATCGAAGCGATCGTGGCCTGCCAGGACACCGCCAACATGCTGTCGGCCCTGCCCGGCTTCGAAGACCGGCTGCGCGCCCGCTTCCCCGAGATCGGGCCGCTGCGCCCGGACGAAGAGTCGGTCGAGCTGTCGCTTGCCCACGTGCTGGAAGTAACCGCGCTGCGCCTGCAGGCCGCCGCCGGCTGCCCGGTGACGTTCAGCCGCACCGCGCAGACGGTCGAGCCCGGCATCTACCAGGTGATCGTGCAATACAGCGAGGAAGAAGTCGGCCGGCTCGCGTTTGAACTTGCCGAAGCGCTGTGCAATGCCGCGCGCCACGACACCCCGTTCGACCTGGCCGACGCGCTGCACCGCCTGCGCGAGCTGGACGAGGACGTGCGCCTCGGGCCGAGCACCGGCTCGATCGTCTACGCCGCGGTCGCGCGCGGCATCCCGTACCGGCGCCTGACGCAGGGCTCGATGGTGCAGTTCGGCTGGGGCAGCAAGCAGCGCCGCATCCAGGCGGCCGAGACCGACCGCACCAGCGCCGTGGCCGAATCGATCGCGCAGGACAAGGACCTGACCAAGACCCTGCTGCACGCCGCCGGCGTGCCGGTGCCGCTGGGCCGCTCGGTGCGCAGCGCCGACGAAGCCTGGGCGGCGGCGCAGGAAATCGACGCCCCGGTGGTGGTCAAGCCGCGCGACGGCAACCAGGGCAAGGGCGTGGCGGTGCGCATCCGCACCCGCGAGGAAGTGATGACGGCCTATGAGGTCGCCTCGGACATCAGCTCCGACGTGATCGTCGAGCGCTATATCCCTGGCCATGATTTCCGCTTGCTCGTGGTCGGCAAGCAGCTGGTCGCGGCCGCGCGCCGCGATCCGCCGCAGGTGATCGGCGACGGCGTGCATACCGTGCGCCAGCTGGTCGAGGAAGTGAACCGCGACCCGCGCCGCGGCGAAGGCCATGCCACCTCGCTGACCAAGATCCGCTTCGACGATATCGCGCTGGCGACGCTGGCCAAGCAGAACCTGACCGCGGATTCCGTGCCGGCCGCCGGCACCCGCGTGGTGCTGCGCAACAACGCCAACCTGTCCACCGGCGGCAGCGCCACCGACGTGACCGACGACGTCCACCCGGACATCGCCGCGCGCGCCGTGGCGGCGGCGCAGATGGTGGGCCTGGACATCGCCGGCGTCGACGCGGTCTGCGAAACCATGCTCAAGCCGTTCGAGGAGCAGGCCGGCGGCATTGTCGAGGTCAATGCCGCGCCGGGCCTGCGCATGCACCTGCAGCCGTCGTACGGCAAGGGCCGCGCGGTCGGCGAAGCCATCGTCTCCACCATGTTTGCCGACGGCGACGACGGCCGCATCCCGGTGGTGGCGGTGTCGGGCACCAACGGCAAGACCACCACGGTGCGGCTGATTACCCACGTCATGGCCGGCAGCGGCCTGCGCATGGGCATGACCGGCACCGACGGCGTCTATATCCAGGGCGAGCGCATCGATACCGGCGACTGCAGCGGCCCGCGCAGCGCGCGCAACGTGCTGCTGCACCCCGACGTCGACGCCGCCGTGTTCGAGACCGCGCGCGGCGGCCTGTTGCGCGAGGGCCTGGCCTTCGACCGCTGCGATGTGGCGGTGGTGACCAACGTCGGCGAAGGCGACCACCTGGGCCTCTCCTACATCAATTCGGTGGAAGACCTGGCGGTGCTCAAGAGCGTGATCGTGCAGAACGTCGCGCCGCACGGCATGGCCGTGCTCAACGCCGCCGACCCGATGGTGGTGCGCATGGCCGATGCCTGCCCCGGCAGCGTCACCTTCTTCGCGCACGATCCCGACCAGCCGGCCATGGCCACGCACCGCGCGCAGGGCAAGCGCGTGGTGTTCGTCGACGGCGCCGACATCGTCGCCGCGGAAGGCGATGCCGAGGTGCGCATCGCGCTGGCGGAGATTCCGCTGACGCGCAACGGCACCATCGGCTTCCAGGTCGAGAATGCGATGTCATCGATCGCCGCCGCATGGGCGCTGGGCATCGACTGGCCGGTGATCCGCCGCGGGCTGGCCACCTTCGTCAACGATGCGCAGACCGCGCCCGGGCGCTTCAATGTGTTCGACTACCGCGGCGCGACGCTGATCGCCGACTACGGCCACAACCCGGATGCAATCCTGGCGCTGTGCAACGCGATCGAATCGATTCCCGCCAGGCGGCGGGTGGTGGTGATCAGCGGCGCGGGCGACCGCCGCGACGACGACATCCGGCGCCAGACCCAGATCCTGGGCGGCGCGTTCGATGAGGTCGTGATGTACCAGGACCAGTGCCAGCGCGGCCGCGCCGACGGCGAGGTGCTGGCGCTGCTGCGCGAAGGCCTGCAGGGCGCGCAACGCGCCAGCCAGGTCGAGGAAATCCGTGGCGAGTTCCTGGCCATCGATACCGCGCTGTCGCACCTGCAAGCTGGCGACCTGTGCCTGATCCTGGTGGACCAGGTGGAAGAGGCGCTGGGGCATATCGCCGGGCGCATCGCCCAGGGCTGA
- a CDS encoding phage protein NinX family protein, with product MKVSELEGAALDYWVAKALGDREFRMRDGICETRFHPDFDFYRFSPTITWHEGGRIIDRERIGVMPRNGGWAAWPSGEMDPTGAGKTALEAAMRAYVHSKFGAEVE from the coding sequence ATGAAGGTAAGTGAACTGGAAGGCGCCGCCCTGGACTATTGGGTGGCCAAGGCGCTTGGCGATCGAGAGTTCCGGATGCGGGATGGAATTTGCGAGACGAGGTTTCACCCGGATTTCGACTTCTACCGGTTCTCGCCCACCATCACCTGGCATGAGGGTGGACGAATCATCGACCGCGAGCGGATCGGCGTGATGCCACGCAATGGCGGGTGGGCCGCCTGGCCGAGCGGCGAGATGGATCCGACGGGGGCGGGGAAGACCGCCCTGGAGGCCGCAATGCGCGCGTACGTGCATTCGAAGTTCGGTGCGGAGGTGGAGTGA
- a CDS encoding fimbrial protein, which translates to MPSLPYDQTLDSMAIAVNLAEGGTIPGTLRSYQFSGSCTNVLPWVVPGAPIVSCYYGSGTEVKPGVYSTGIPGVGIRLRNAAGQPMTNASGVWCDTRSANLGHLNADLTYSVSVTIEFVKTGPISTGNLDPAQTRFGFGVYNGSVEGALGGTGNRDNYIGFSGTIATREIACNVLAPPAVSLPAISARALATQSSGGNTPFAIQLSCNSAAIVGMTLDGAGDTPVISAPSGILGLSNSGDPGAARGAGVQIVNASGTAPVPLQVRNAMGSIQANVPATYRFGARYASLGGTPSPGNVTSSMVFTLDYQ; encoded by the coding sequence ATGCCATCGTTGCCCTATGACCAGACCCTCGACAGCATGGCCATCGCGGTCAACCTTGCCGAGGGCGGCACGATTCCCGGAACGTTGCGCAGCTACCAGTTCAGCGGCAGCTGCACCAACGTGCTGCCCTGGGTGGTGCCAGGCGCGCCGATCGTCTCGTGCTACTACGGCTCCGGTACCGAAGTGAAGCCAGGCGTCTATTCCACCGGCATCCCGGGTGTCGGCATCCGCCTGCGCAATGCCGCCGGCCAGCCGATGACCAATGCTTCTGGCGTCTGGTGCGACACCCGCTCGGCCAACCTCGGCCACCTCAATGCCGACCTGACGTATTCCGTGTCGGTGACGATCGAGTTCGTCAAGACCGGGCCGATTTCGACCGGTAACCTCGACCCCGCGCAGACCCGCTTCGGCTTCGGCGTCTATAACGGGTCGGTGGAAGGCGCGCTGGGCGGCACGGGCAACCGCGACAACTACATCGGCTTTTCCGGCACCATCGCGACCCGGGAGATCGCCTGCAATGTCCTCGCTCCCCCTGCCGTGAGCCTGCCTGCCATCAGCGCCAGGGCGCTTGCGACGCAAAGCTCCGGCGGCAACACGCCGTTCGCCATCCAGCTGAGCTGCAACAGCGCGGCCATTGTCGGCATGACCCTGGACGGGGCCGGCGACACACCGGTGATCTCGGCCCCCAGCGGCATTCTTGGCCTCAGCAATTCCGGGGATCCCGGCGCAGCACGTGGCGCCGGCGTGCAAATCGTCAACGCCAGCGGGACCGCGCCGGTGCCACTGCAGGTGCGCAATGCCATGGGAAGCATCCAGGCCAACGTACCTGCCACCTATCGCTTCGGCGCCCGCTATGCCAGCCTCGGCGGCACCCCTTCGCCGGGGAACGTCACCAGCTCGATGGTGTTTACGCTGGACTACCAGTAG
- the cphA gene encoding cyanophycin synthetase, translating to MKKKDIEIFDVMSLRGPNMWTYRPVLEAWVDIGELEDFPSNTIPGFYERLSAWLPSLVEHRCSIGERGGFLQRLKEGTWPGHILEHVTLELQNLAGMPGGFGKARETPVRGVYKVIVRAWHEEVTRAALFAARDLVMAAIEDRPYDVPATVDHLRRLVDKHCLGPSTACIVDAADDRDIPALRLSDGNLVQLGYGARQRRIWTAETDRTSAIGESISRDKDLTKSLLESCGVPVPEGRMVESPEDAWDAAEDIGVPVVVKPYDGNHGRGVFTNLMTREEVETAYGVAIDEGSGVIVERFIPGNEHRLLVVGGRLVAAAMGETASVVGDGRSTIDELIELQINSDPRRGSTEDHPLNRVRLDSAARLELKRQGMDGSSVPPEGRPVLIQRNGNVAFDVTDRVHPSVAAHAALAARVVGLDIAGVDLVAEDISRPLHEQRGAIVEVNAGPGLLMHIKPAEGTPRPVGRAIVNHLFPESEDDHGRIPVVGVTGTNGKTVVARLVARLLQLSGKHTGLACSDGLFLDRRQVESGDRANWEAAHRILMNRAVEAAVFENDSGSILSEGLAYDRCQVGVVTNFDRPDHLGDYYVEDEDRMYNVLRTQVDVVLQNGAAVLNARDERLVEMAELCDGDVIFFGLTSELSAIMSHRAAGKRAVYVREGKIVLATGNSETALVDVAAVPLTYAGRVAFQVENVLAAVAAGWALGISNDLIRAGVVTFDVGQVDVPGRFTLFERNGATVVVDDAHNAPALEALATALDRFPAERRMVVYGAGVQRRDDDLVRQGKVLGQHFDRVFLCEDRSVKRALPDAEARALLKQGLYEGRRVTKIIDEGSRASAIENALGQLVPGDLLVLQCDEAATGATVDLVHHWMGQPARRA from the coding sequence ATGAAAAAGAAGGACATTGAGATTTTCGATGTCATGTCGCTGCGCGGCCCGAATATGTGGACATATCGGCCCGTTCTGGAGGCATGGGTCGATATCGGGGAACTGGAGGACTTTCCCTCCAACACGATTCCGGGGTTCTACGAGCGCCTGTCGGCCTGGCTGCCGTCGCTGGTCGAGCATCGCTGCAGCATCGGCGAGCGCGGCGGCTTCCTGCAGCGGCTGAAGGAAGGCACCTGGCCGGGCCATATCCTGGAACACGTGACGCTCGAGCTGCAAAACCTGGCGGGCATGCCGGGCGGCTTCGGCAAGGCGCGCGAAACGCCGGTGCGCGGCGTCTACAAGGTGATCGTGCGCGCCTGGCATGAGGAGGTCACCCGCGCCGCCCTGTTCGCCGCGCGCGACCTGGTCATGGCCGCGATCGAGGACCGCCCCTACGATGTCCCCGCCACGGTGGACCACCTGCGCCGCCTGGTCGACAAGCATTGCCTTGGCCCCAGCACCGCCTGCATCGTCGATGCCGCGGACGACCGCGACATCCCGGCGCTGCGCCTGTCGGATGGCAACCTGGTGCAACTGGGCTACGGCGCGCGCCAGCGCCGCATCTGGACCGCCGAGACCGACCGCACCAGCGCCATCGGCGAAAGCATCTCGCGCGACAAGGACCTGACCAAGAGCCTGCTGGAATCGTGCGGCGTACCGGTGCCGGAAGGCCGCATGGTCGAGTCGCCCGAGGATGCCTGGGACGCCGCCGAGGACATCGGCGTGCCGGTGGTGGTCAAGCCCTATGACGGCAACCATGGCCGCGGCGTGTTTACCAACCTGATGACCCGCGAGGAAGTCGAGACCGCCTATGGCGTGGCCATCGACGAAGGCAGCGGCGTCATCGTCGAGCGCTTCATCCCCGGCAACGAGCACCGCCTGCTGGTGGTGGGCGGCCGCCTGGTCGCCGCCGCCATGGGCGAGACCGCCAGCGTGGTCGGCGACGGCAGGTCCACCATCGACGAGCTGATCGAGCTGCAGATCAATTCCGATCCGCGCCGCGGCAGCACCGAGGACCACCCGCTCAACCGCGTTCGGCTCGACTCCGCCGCGCGGCTTGAACTGAAGCGCCAGGGCATGGACGGCAGTTCGGTGCCGCCGGAAGGCCGCCCGGTGCTGATCCAGCGCAACGGCAACGTCGCCTTCGACGTCACCGACCGCGTGCACCCCAGCGTCGCCGCGCATGCCGCGCTGGCCGCGCGCGTGGTGGGGCTGGATATCGCCGGCGTGGACCTTGTGGCCGAGGACATCTCGCGCCCGCTGCACGAACAGCGCGGCGCCATCGTCGAAGTCAACGCCGGCCCCGGCCTGCTGATGCATATCAAGCCGGCCGAAGGCACGCCGCGCCCGGTGGGCCGCGCCATCGTCAACCACCTGTTCCCTGAGTCGGAAGACGACCACGGCCGCATTCCGGTGGTGGGCGTGACCGGCACCAACGGCAAGACCGTGGTGGCGCGCCTGGTGGCGCGCCTGCTGCAACTGTCGGGCAAGCATACCGGCCTGGCCTGCAGCGATGGCCTGTTCCTGGATCGCCGCCAGGTCGAAAGCGGCGACCGCGCCAACTGGGAAGCCGCCCACCGCATCCTGATGAACCGCGCGGTCGAGGCCGCCGTGTTCGAGAACGACAGCGGCAGCATCCTGTCCGAGGGCCTGGCCTATGACCGCTGCCAGGTCGGCGTGGTCACCAACTTCGACCGGCCGGATCATCTCGGCGACTATTACGTCGAAGACGAAGACCGCATGTACAACGTGCTGCGCACGCAGGTCGACGTGGTGCTGCAGAACGGCGCCGCGGTGCTCAACGCGCGCGACGAACGCCTGGTCGAGATGGCCGAACTGTGCGACGGCGACGTGATCTTCTTCGGCCTGACCTCGGAGCTGAGTGCGATCATGTCGCACCGCGCCGCCGGCAAGCGCGCGGTGTACGTGCGCGAAGGCAAGATCGTGCTGGCCACCGGCAACAGCGAGACCGCGCTGGTCGACGTGGCCGCGGTGCCGCTGACCTACGCCGGCCGTGTCGCGTTCCAGGTCGAGAACGTGCTCGCCGCGGTCGCCGCCGGCTGGGCGCTGGGCATCTCCAATGACCTGATCCGCGCCGGCGTGGTGACCTTCGATGTCGGCCAGGTCGACGTGCCGGGCCGCTTCACGCTGTTCGAGCGCAACGGCGCCACGGTGGTGGTCGACGACGCCCACAACGCCCCCGCGCTGGAAGCGCTGGCGACCGCGCTGGACCGCTTCCCGGCCGAGCGCCGCATGGTGGTCTACGGCGCCGGCGTGCAGCGCCGCGACGACGACCTGGTGCGCCAGGGCAAGGTCCTGGGCCAGCATTTCGACCGCGTGTTCCTGTGCGAGGACCGCAGCGTCAAGCGCGCCCTGCCCGACGCCGAGGCGCGCGCGCTGCTCAAGCAGGGCCTGTACGAAGGCCGGCGCGTGACCAAGATCATCGACGAAGGCTCGCGCGCCAGCGCCATCGAAAACGCCCTGGGACAGCTGGTGCCGGGCGACCTGCTGGTCTTGCAGTGCGACGAGGCCGCCACCGGCGCCACCGTCGACCTGGTGCACCACTGGATGGGCCAGCCCGCCCGCCGCGCCTGA
- a CDS encoding ABC transporter ATP-binding protein, with the protein MTQSTLPVPTATAADEPWRAEAGSWLRPGETVLAGLALDLDARLHFTQGWLVVTDQRIVARAPGEKNVREWNIAPALRLSHTDHAGVGTLELSGPAGRLATWRYTLGYNPAALRLADQFEAQRDAATSRPATAAGEVLCPTCKAPLPPDEEQCPQCSRELETPPSTWALLRLWRFAHPYRWQLLGGFMLTLLSTAATLVPPYLTMPLMDRVLIPFQNGVPIDYGLVRLYLAGLLGAALVAWSLGWARTYLLARVSERIGADLRTTTYEHLLKLSLEYFGGKRTGDLMARIGSESDRICVFLSLHLLDFATDVLMILMTAVILVSINPWLALVTLVPLPFIAWMIHLVRDRLRHGFEKIDRIWSEITNVLADTIPGIRVVKAFAQEKREVTRFREANKHNLAINDRVNAVWSLFTPTVTLLTEIGLLIVWVFGIWQVSHSAITVGVLVAFLTYISRFYTRLDSMSRIVSVTQKAAAGAKRIFDILDHVSSVPEPARPARLERVEGAIDMSDLGFRYGNRAVIRGLNLSIAPGEMIGLVGHSGSGKSTLVNLICRFYDVSEGAIRVDGVDIRSLPVSEYRRHIGLVLQEPFLFFGTIADNIAYGKPGATRDEIIAAARAAHAHEFILRLPHGYDSLVGERGQALSGGERQRISIARALLINPRILIMDEATSSVDTATEKEIQKALDNLVQGRTTIAIAHRLSTLRKADRLVVMDRGQIVEVGSHDELLPREGAYFKLYQAQARNVDTEDDDTEEAIQIPETAHAQ; encoded by the coding sequence ATGACCCAGTCCACCCTGCCTGTCCCTACCGCCACTGCCGCCGATGAACCCTGGCGGGCTGAAGCCGGATCGTGGCTCCGACCCGGCGAGACCGTCCTGGCCGGACTGGCACTGGACCTCGACGCGAGGCTGCATTTTACCCAAGGGTGGCTGGTTGTGACCGACCAGCGCATCGTTGCCCGCGCCCCCGGCGAAAAAAATGTGCGGGAATGGAACATCGCCCCGGCACTGCGCCTGTCGCATACCGACCACGCGGGGGTGGGGACGCTGGAACTGAGCGGCCCGGCGGGCCGGCTCGCCACCTGGCGATATACGCTTGGTTACAATCCCGCGGCCCTGCGGCTGGCGGACCAGTTCGAGGCCCAGCGCGATGCGGCCACCTCGCGCCCGGCCACCGCGGCGGGCGAGGTGTTGTGCCCGACCTGCAAGGCGCCGCTGCCGCCGGACGAGGAACAGTGCCCGCAATGCAGCCGCGAGCTTGAGACGCCGCCGTCGACCTGGGCGCTGCTGCGGCTATGGCGCTTTGCCCACCCATACCGCTGGCAGCTGCTGGGCGGCTTCATGCTGACGCTGCTGTCGACCGCGGCCACGCTGGTGCCGCCTTACCTGACCATGCCGCTGATGGACCGGGTCCTGATCCCCTTCCAGAACGGCGTGCCGATCGACTATGGGCTGGTGCGCCTGTACCTGGCGGGGCTGCTCGGAGCGGCGCTGGTGGCGTGGTCACTGGGATGGGCGCGCACCTACCTGCTGGCCAGGGTGTCGGAGCGCATCGGCGCGGATCTGCGCACGACAACGTATGAACATTTGCTAAAGCTGTCGCTGGAGTATTTCGGCGGCAAGCGCACCGGCGACCTGATGGCGCGCATCGGCTCGGAAAGCGACCGCATCTGCGTGTTCCTGTCGCTGCACCTGCTGGACTTCGCCACCGACGTGCTGATGATCCTGATGACGGCGGTGATCCTGGTCTCGATCAACCCGTGGCTCGCGCTGGTCACGCTGGTGCCATTGCCGTTTATCGCCTGGATGATCCACCTGGTGCGCGACCGCCTGCGCCACGGCTTCGAGAAGATCGACCGGATCTGGTCGGAAATCACCAACGTGCTCGCCGATACCATCCCCGGCATCCGCGTGGTCAAGGCGTTTGCCCAGGAAAAGCGCGAAGTCACGCGCTTCCGCGAGGCCAACAAGCACAACCTCGCGATCAACGACCGCGTCAACGCGGTGTGGTCGCTGTTCACGCCGACGGTGACGCTGCTGACCGAGATCGGGCTGCTGATCGTGTGGGTGTTCGGCATCTGGCAGGTATCGCACAGTGCCATTACCGTGGGCGTGCTGGTGGCGTTCCTGACCTATATCAGCCGCTTCTATACGCGCCTGGATTCGATGAGCCGCATCGTCTCGGTGACGCAGAAAGCCGCCGCCGGGGCCAAGCGCATCTTCGACATCCTCGACCATGTGTCGAGCGTGCCCGAGCCGGCGCGGCCGGCCCGGCTGGAGCGGGTCGAGGGCGCCATCGACATGAGCGACCTTGGCTTCCGCTACGGCAACCGCGCGGTGATTCGCGGGCTGAACCTGTCGATCGCGCCGGGCGAAATGATCGGGCTGGTCGGCCACAGCGGCTCGGGCAAGAGTACGCTGGTCAACCTGATCTGCCGCTTCTACGATGTCTCGGAGGGCGCGATCCGAGTCGACGGGGTCGATATCCGCTCACTGCCGGTATCGGAGTACCGCCGCCATATCGGCCTGGTGCTGCAGGAGCCGTTCCTGTTCTTCGGCACGATTGCCGACAATATCGCCTACGGCAAGCCAGGCGCCACGCGCGATGAGATCATTGCCGCCGCGCGGGCCGCGCATGCGCACGAGTTCATCCTGCGGCTGCCGCACGGTTATGACTCGCTGGTCGGTGAGCGCGGCCAGGCGCTGTCGGGCGGCGAGCGCCAGCGCATCTCGATTGCGCGCGCGCTGCTGATCAACCCGCGCATCCTGATCATGGACGAGGCCACCTCGTCGGTCGACACCGCCACCGAAAAGGAAATCCAGAAGGCGCTCGACAACCTGGTGCAGGGCCGTACCACCATTGCCATCGCGCACCGCCTGTCGACGCTGCGCAAGGCGGACCGGCTGGTGGTGATGGACCGCGGCCAGATCGTCGAAGTGGGCAGCCACGACGAACTGCTGCCGCGTGAGGGCGCGTACTTCAAGCTTTACCAGGCGCAGGCGCGCAATGTCGATACCGAAGACGACGACACCGAAGAGGCCATCCAGATCCCGGAGACTGCCCATGCCCAATGA
- a CDS encoding amino acid ABC transporter permease, which translates to MSALQLVIDSLPVLLQGTLLTIKFALWSMVFGLMLGTVVALMGISHSRALKAVARGYVSIMRGTPLLVQIFVVYYGLPGIGIALEPTPAGVLTLSLNVGAYLSESMRGAILGVARGQWLAAYSLGLTPAQALRYVVGPQALRLAVPSLSNSLISLIKDTSLVSVITVTELLRTAQEVIAATYQPLPLYLAVAAIYWVLSTGLSGLQHRLERRLALPGRH; encoded by the coding sequence ATGTCCGCTCTCCAGCTCGTCATCGACTCCCTGCCCGTGCTGCTGCAGGGCACGCTGCTGACCATCAAGTTCGCGTTGTGGTCGATGGTGTTCGGGCTGATGCTGGGCACGGTGGTGGCGCTGATGGGCATCAGCCATAGCCGTGCGCTCAAGGCAGTGGCGCGGGGCTACGTCAGCATCATGCGCGGCACGCCGCTGCTGGTGCAGATCTTCGTGGTCTATTACGGGCTGCCCGGCATCGGCATCGCGCTGGAGCCGACACCCGCGGGCGTGCTGACGCTGAGCCTGAACGTCGGCGCGTATTTGTCGGAGAGCATGCGCGGCGCCATCCTGGGGGTGGCGCGCGGGCAGTGGCTGGCGGCCTACAGCCTGGGCCTGACGCCGGCGCAGGCGCTGCGCTACGTGGTAGGCCCGCAGGCGCTGCGGCTGGCGGTGCCGAGCCTGTCGAACAGCCTGATCAGCCTGATCAAGGATACGTCGCTGGTGTCGGTCATCACCGTCACCGAGCTGCTGCGCACGGCGCAGGAGGTGATCGCCGCCACCTACCAGCCGTTGCCGCTGTACCTGGCGGTGGCGGCGATCTACTGGGTGCTGAGCACGGGGTTGTCCGGGCTGCAGCACAGGCTGGAGCGCAGGTTGGCGCTGCCAGGGCGGCATTGA
- a CDS encoding transporter substrate-binding domain-containing protein: MRSLRTGWFKSLLAASLVAGAGLAASAAHAADLLDTVKQAGVLKIGLEGTYPPFGFRGAKNELEGFDVDVARAVAGKLGVKPEFVTTEWSGIIAGLQAGKFDVIVNQVNVTPQRQQVLDFSTPYVYSDAQLIQRKDDKRQFKSLEDLKGHKLGVSLGSNYNDLAKSVAGIEVKTYPGAPEYLRDLAAQRVDAALNDRLMVAYLVKTANLPLRPGAIVAGATTQVAIPFRKNNPKFAQAINHALEDLAKDGTLGKLSVKWFGTDVTKPAGKPIK, translated from the coding sequence ATGCGATCGCTTCGTACTGGCTGGTTCAAATCCCTGCTGGCCGCTTCCCTGGTGGCCGGCGCCGGCCTGGCGGCCAGCGCGGCCCATGCCGCCGACCTGCTCGACACCGTCAAGCAGGCCGGCGTGCTGAAGATCGGGCTGGAGGGCACCTATCCCCCGTTCGGCTTCCGTGGCGCAAAGAACGAGCTGGAAGGCTTCGACGTCGACGTGGCACGGGCGGTGGCGGGCAAGCTCGGCGTCAAGCCGGAGTTCGTCACCACCGAATGGAGCGGCATCATCGCCGGCCTGCAGGCGGGCAAGTTCGACGTCATCGTCAACCAGGTCAATGTCACGCCGCAGCGCCAGCAGGTGCTGGATTTTTCCACGCCCTACGTCTACTCGGATGCGCAGCTGATCCAGCGCAAGGATGACAAGCGCCAGTTCAAGTCGCTGGAAGATTTGAAAGGCCACAAGCTGGGCGTCAGCCTGGGCAGCAACTACAACGACCTGGCCAAGTCCGTGGCCGGCATCGAGGTCAAGACCTATCCCGGCGCACCCGAGTACCTGCGCGACCTGGCAGCGCAGCGCGTCGATGCCGCGCTGAACGACCGGCTGATGGTGGCCTACCTGGTCAAGACCGCCAACCTGCCGCTGCGCCCCGGCGCGATCGTGGCGGGTGCCACCACGCAGGTGGCCATCCCGTTCCGCAAGAACAATCCCAAGTTCGCGCAGGCCATCAACCACGCGCTGGAAGACCTGGCCAAGGACGGCACGCTCGGCAAGCTGTCGGTGAAGTGGTTCGGCACCGATGTGACCAAGCCCGCCGGCAAGCCGATCAAGTAA